A stretch of Acinetobacter piscicola DNA encodes these proteins:
- the repM gene encoding replication initiation protein RepM, whose product MTSIYLSYIKKINGFVLNKNHVVKSNQVIEASYQLSAVEQRIVLAAISRIPKNQPITDDELYPVSVDELKQLGVHEKTAYRDLKEGINRLYERSINLSIDDKSIKMRWVQEIQFLDSQSVIGIRFSKPILPFISNLSREFTKYALSDIAGINSGYGIRIYELLVQYRQIGKREISVESLRTMLELGKKYPLFADFKKRVIDTAIDQINEYSPLKVTYEQKKTGRKVTHIIFSFKEKSKSITHTSKDFYQLSDAQINLFGNQLSRLHELSHLASEGESYEILAAKIKDMLRNPHQQQQFLPHLKNLGFKA is encoded by the coding sequence ATGACAAGTATATATTTGTCATATATTAAAAAAATCAATGGTTTTGTTTTGAATAAAAATCACGTTGTAAAATCAAATCAAGTAATAGAAGCATCGTATCAATTAAGTGCCGTAGAGCAACGAATTGTCTTAGCTGCCATTTCACGGATTCCCAAAAATCAGCCTATTACAGATGATGAGTTATACCCTGTTAGCGTCGATGAATTAAAACAATTGGGCGTACATGAGAAAACTGCATACAGAGATTTAAAGGAAGGTATTAATAGACTCTATGAGAGGTCTATTAACCTCAGTATTGATGATAAATCTATAAAAATGAGATGGGTGCAAGAAATCCAATTTTTAGATAGTCAAAGTGTCATTGGAATCCGTTTTTCAAAACCCATTCTGCCATTCATTTCCAATCTAAGTAGAGAATTCACCAAATATGCCTTATCAGACATTGCTGGGATCAATAGTGGATACGGTATTCGTATTTATGAGCTACTGGTTCAATATCGGCAAATAGGTAAGCGTGAAATTTCTGTTGAGAGTTTACGGACAATGTTAGAACTCGGTAAAAAGTACCCATTATTCGCTGATTTCAAGAAACGAGTAATTGACACTGCTATAGACCAAATCAATGAATATAGCCCTTTAAAAGTCACTTATGAGCAGAAAAAAACAGGGCGTAAAGTCACTCATATTATCTTTTCTTTTAAAGAAAAATCTAAATCCATAACACATACCTCGAAAGATTTTTATCAGCTATCTGATGCTCAAATTAATCTATTCGGGAATCAATTATCACGTTTACATGAGCTTTCCCATTTAGCCTCAGAAGGTGAAAGTTATGAGATTTTAGCTGCTAAAATTAAGGATATGCTTAGAAACCCTCACCAACAACAGCAGTTTTTGCC